In Streptomyces hawaiiensis, one genomic interval encodes:
- a CDS encoding DUF456 domain-containing protein produces MGVWDLLLVGLVILLGLCGVLLPAMPGPLLVWAAVMWWALKDPQPVAWWVLVAATVLLLVSQAVRWALPPRRLRMNATTRRMLSCAGAGSVLGFVLVPVLGAIPGFLAGVYLFERLRLGRHTDAIAALRTVMRAGGSSILVELFTCQLIAAAWVGAVFWG; encoded by the coding sequence ATGGGAGTGTGGGACCTCCTGCTGGTCGGGCTGGTCATCCTGCTCGGGCTGTGCGGAGTGCTGCTGCCCGCGATGCCGGGACCATTGCTGGTGTGGGCCGCGGTCATGTGGTGGGCGCTGAAGGATCCGCAGCCCGTCGCGTGGTGGGTGCTGGTCGCCGCCACGGTGCTGCTGCTCGTCTCCCAGGCCGTCCGCTGGGCGTTGCCACCCCGGCGGCTGCGTATGAACGCCACCACCCGCCGCATGCTGTCCTGCGCCGGAGCCGGTTCCGTCCTCGGCTTCGTCCTGGTCCCCGTACTGGGCGCGATCCCGGGATTTTTGGCCGGTGTCTACCTCTTCGAACGGCTCCGCCTCGGCCGTCACACCGACGCGATCGCCGCCCTGCGCACGGTCATGCGCGCGGGCGGCTCCAGCATCCTGGTCGAACTGTTCACCTGCCAGCTGATCGCGGCGGCCTGGGTGGGTGCGGTCTTCTGGGGCTGA
- a CDS encoding protein phosphatase 2C domain-containing protein: MSQQGGRPTGHEDDWWRELYEDSTDDTGPTPARDSLDDRFASASGAVGDGAEERTGPSDRPVGRLFGAEPMFPAPRSGADDVLDTPRPYGRSPQRAPWEPPPGPTGPVSFPTAAKPPGRAERKPDRAPTDERPREAASPVGPGASAGERAGLDAASPADPRARPGECAGDDAVPPVSPGASAGERAGGDAASPVGPGPSPGERGGDGAPPAAAPRPPSESPRQPPAPTTPTSPTPPVPSPPTAPPTWPPLPAEPPSAVPRPADPQSVLLRPADPAPPPPTTDPPPGQPGPRIERPASTPRSRGYVGTRPPTYDGEPTALPAADPDDLDDLVADTVLDGARYGACTVRAVSVRGDSARYRGEPRRDSLLTARFGTGEHALLLVAMATGARATPGAHRAAAEACHWIGRAVGRSHARLVEDIRDGRRGDLKSGLHRLTDRSLGKLRASASEQGVDPEEYAASLRCLLLSADPACRTRVFFGVGPGGLFRLREGEWQDIEPQVADVKGEPVVGFGSPPSETPEGDRLTMDLGIPTPPSPYEPAPEPPREPFRFRTSVARPGDTLLMCSGGLAEPLRAEPELGEYLAERWSRPEPPGLAAFLADSQVRVKGYADDRTAAAVWEA; the protein is encoded by the coding sequence ATGAGCCAGCAGGGGGGAAGGCCCACCGGTCACGAGGACGACTGGTGGAGGGAGTTGTACGAGGACTCCACCGACGACACGGGCCCCACACCGGCGCGGGATTCTCTGGACGACCGGTTCGCTTCGGCGTCGGGAGCTGTGGGAGACGGGGCGGAGGAGCGGACAGGGCCCTCGGACCGGCCGGTGGGGCGGCTCTTCGGCGCGGAGCCCATGTTCCCGGCGCCCCGGAGCGGGGCCGATGACGTGCTGGACACGCCCCGCCCGTACGGCCGGTCCCCGCAGCGCGCGCCCTGGGAGCCGCCGCCCGGGCCCACCGGGCCCGTGAGCTTCCCGACCGCGGCGAAACCGCCGGGGCGCGCCGAGCGGAAACCCGACCGCGCGCCCACGGACGAGCGCCCACGCGAGGCAGCCTCGCCGGTCGGCCCGGGTGCGTCCGCGGGCGAGCGCGCGGGGCTCGACGCGGCTTCGCCGGCCGACCCGCGTGCGCGCCCGGGCGAGTGCGCCGGAGATGACGCGGTTCCCCCGGTCAGCCCGGGTGCGTCCGCGGGCGAGCGCGCGGGGGGTGACGCGGCTTCGCCGGTCGGCCCGGGTCCGTCCCCGGGCGAGCGCGGAGGCGACGGGGCCCCGCCTGCCGCCGCCCCCCGTCCACCCTCGGAGAGCCCGAGGCAGCCCCCCGCCCCGACGACCCCCACCTCACCGACACCCCCGGTCCCCTCACCCCCGACGGCCCCTCCGACCTGGCCGCCGCTCCCCGCCGAGCCGCCGTCCGCGGTCCCGCGTCCCGCAGATCCTCAGTCGGTACTGCTGCGCCCCGCCGACCCGGCGCCCCCGCCCCCCACCACCGACCCCCCGCCCGGCCAACCCGGCCCCCGGATCGAGCGCCCCGCGTCCACTCCCCGCTCCCGTGGCTACGTCGGAACCCGGCCGCCCACCTACGACGGCGAACCCACCGCTCTCCCGGCCGCCGATCCGGATGATCTCGACGACCTCGTGGCGGACACCGTGCTGGACGGGGCCCGGTACGGGGCCTGTACGGTGCGGGCCGTTTCCGTGCGGGGCGACTCCGCGCGGTACCGGGGCGAGCCCCGCAGGGATTCGCTGCTCACCGCCCGCTTCGGCACGGGGGAGCACGCGCTGCTGCTGGTGGCGATGGCGACCGGGGCCCGGGCCACGCCGGGTGCGCACCGGGCCGCCGCCGAGGCCTGCCACTGGATCGGGCGGGCCGTCGGACGCAGCCACGCACGCCTGGTCGAGGACATAAGGGACGGCCGGCGCGGCGACCTGAAGTCCGGGCTGCACCGGCTCACCGACCGTAGCCTCGGCAAGCTCCGGGCCAGCGCCTCCGAGCAGGGCGTCGACCCCGAGGAGTACGCGGCCAGTCTGCGCTGCCTGCTGCTGTCGGCCGACCCCGCATGCCGTACGCGTGTGTTCTTCGGGGTCGGGCCGGGCGGACTGTTCCGGTTGCGGGAGGGGGAGTGGCAGGACATCGAGCCGCAGGTCGCCGACGTCAAGGGAGAACCCGTCGTGGGGTTCGGCTCGCCGCCCTCCGAGACCCCCGAGGGCGACCGGCTCACCATGGACCTGGGCATCCCGACCCCGCCCAGCCCGTACGAGCCGGCCCCGGAGCCGCCCCGCGAGCCCTTCCGCTTCCGGACCTCCGTCGCCCGCCCGGGTGACACGCTCCTGATGTGCAGCGGCGGCCTCGCCGAGCCCCTGCGCGCCGAGCCCGAACTGGGCGAGTACCTCGCCGAGCGCTGGTCCCGCCCCGAGCCGCCCGGCCTCGCGGCCTTCCTCGCCGACTCCCAAGTCCGGGTCAAGGGTTATGCGGACGACCGTACGGCCGCCGCCGTGT